In Streptomyces sclerotialus, one genomic interval encodes:
- a CDS encoding S28 family serine protease: protein MRRTLRWLLSLVVLIGTLGAGTATAGAATAAGPAGTTADSRAGADIKDRLLAIPGMSLVEEKPVDGYRFFVLKYTQPVDHRHPGKGTFQQRITVLHKATDRPTVFFTSGYNVSTSPTRSEPTKIIDGNQVSMEYRYFTPSRPEPADWKKLDIQQAAADQHRIFKALNRIYSKNWIATGGSKGGMTATYYRRFYPHDMDGTVAYVAPNDVRNDEDSAYDRFFATVGTAECRKDLAAVEREALKRRGEMVDRFQKKAAAEGWTFELAGNTDRAYEIMVTDLVFGFWQYQPADTACAKVPEPTATTDALWNWMDEVGGFASYTDQGMEPYLPYYYQAGTQLGEPGYSYPNVADLLRYPGINNSRTFVPRDIPMSFDKKAMPDVDRWVRHHAERMMFVNGQYDPWSSEHFRVGKGAKDSYVFSVPGGNHGSNIAKLKEADRTKATARLLKWAGVAPAAGEPAPSAPYDKKLDKQQVQRMPLLRP from the coding sequence ATGCGCAGAACGCTCAGATGGCTGTTGTCGCTCGTGGTGCTCATAGGCACGCTCGGCGCGGGAACCGCCACGGCAGGGGCGGCCACCGCCGCCGGGCCGGCCGGTACGACCGCGGACAGCCGCGCGGGGGCGGACATCAAGGACCGCCTCCTCGCGATACCGGGAATGAGCCTCGTCGAGGAGAAGCCGGTCGACGGCTACCGCTTCTTCGTCCTGAAGTACACCCAGCCGGTCGACCACCGGCATCCGGGCAAGGGCACCTTCCAGCAGCGCATCACCGTGCTGCACAAGGCGACCGACCGCCCCACCGTCTTCTTCACCTCCGGCTACAACGTCTCCACGTCGCCGACGCGCAGCGAGCCCACGAAGATCATCGACGGCAACCAGGTCTCGATGGAGTACCGCTACTTCACCCCGTCCCGGCCCGAGCCCGCCGACTGGAAGAAGCTCGACATCCAGCAGGCCGCCGCCGACCAGCACCGCATCTTCAAGGCGCTGAACCGGATCTACAGCAAGAACTGGATCGCCACCGGCGGCAGCAAGGGCGGCATGACCGCGACCTACTACCGCCGCTTCTACCCGCACGACATGGACGGCACCGTCGCCTACGTCGCGCCCAACGACGTACGGAACGACGAGGACTCGGCGTACGACCGCTTCTTCGCCACCGTCGGCACCGCCGAGTGCCGCAAGGACCTCGCCGCCGTCGAGCGGGAGGCGCTCAAGCGCCGCGGCGAGATGGTCGACCGCTTCCAGAAGAAGGCCGCCGCCGAGGGCTGGACCTTCGAGCTCGCCGGCAACACCGACCGTGCGTACGAAATCATGGTCACCGACCTGGTCTTCGGCTTCTGGCAGTACCAGCCCGCCGACACCGCCTGCGCCAAGGTCCCCGAGCCCACCGCCACCACCGACGCGCTGTGGAACTGGATGGACGAGGTCGGCGGCTTCGCCAGCTACACCGACCAGGGCATGGAGCCCTACCTGCCGTACTACTACCAGGCCGGCACCCAGCTCGGTGAGCCCGGTTACTCCTACCCGAACGTCGCGGACCTGCTCCGCTACCCGGGTATCAACAACTCCCGCACCTTCGTCCCCCGTGACATCCCCATGTCCTTCGACAAGAAGGCCATGCCGGACGTGGACCGCTGGGTGCGCCACCACGCCGAGCGCATGATGTTCGTCAACGGCCAGTACGACCCCTGGAGTTCCGAGCACTTCCGGGTCGGCAAGGGCGCGAAGGACTCCTACGTCTTCTCCGTCCCCGGCGGCAACCACGGCTCCAACATCGCCAAGCTCAAGGAAGCCGACCGCACCAAGGCCACCGCGCGCCTCCTGAAGTGGGCCGGCGTGGCCCCGGCGGCGGGCGAACCGGCGCCGTCCGCGCCGTACGACAAGAAGCTGGACAAGCAGCAGGTCCAGCGGATGCCGCTGCTGCGTCCGTGA
- a CDS encoding phosphodiester glycosidase family protein, giving the protein MPHPRPALRASLPPSPALSPALAAVLATALAATFAIPGSAAHRQASAAAPAAFTQPVRAAQPGGFALPETLTDWRHDRLAAGVDLYQGVLSGRPGADRWTATVRKDGAVLHGRETADGLARALRAAGFTPRAEEVSWPAGSARRGTVGVRVRVGTYGDQGRADTTRKALVAAGFDAVSEWTGADGTPGTGLARVKVAVVDPRAYHGRLDAGHGTAVAGREKVTDLAARSGALLAVNAGFFVMEEKDGVPGAAAGIAAYDGKLQSAATNGRVAAVLRGDGLHPEFRRLRTELKVTAGGATELVDGVNRVPGKVRNCGGVGGDSPTERPLHDVTCTDPDEIVRFTPELGAGTPAGPGVEAVLDGTDRVRELRPRGGPVPAGGTVLAGVGAGERWLREHAGPGSAVRLHERITDADGRTVRLGRHDDIVNGGPQLVRDGKVAVDLAGDGVEHPGDRSFAYAWGIKRNPRMVLGTDRAGRVILLAAEGRRPGHSDGLGLAEAGALIRSLGATQAMNLDGGGSVGMAVDGRLITTPSDATGERAVGDALLLRR; this is encoded by the coding sequence GTGCCGCACCCCCGCCCCGCCCTGCGCGCCTCCCTCCCCCCGTCCCCCGCGCTCTCCCCCGCCCTCGCCGCGGTCCTGGCCACCGCCCTCGCCGCCACCTTCGCGATCCCCGGGTCCGCCGCCCACCGGCAGGCCTCCGCCGCGGCACCCGCCGCCTTCACGCAGCCGGTGCGGGCAGCGCAGCCGGGCGGGTTCGCCCTGCCTGAAACGCTCACCGACTGGCGGCACGACCGGCTCGCCGCCGGTGTCGACCTGTACCAGGGCGTGCTTTCCGGGCGGCCCGGCGCCGACCGCTGGACGGCCACCGTGCGGAAGGACGGCGCGGTGCTGCACGGCCGGGAGACGGCCGACGGACTGGCCCGCGCGCTGCGTGCCGCCGGCTTCACACCGCGGGCCGAGGAGGTGTCCTGGCCGGCCGGGTCGGCACGGCGGGGCACGGTCGGCGTCCGGGTACGCGTCGGTACGTACGGCGACCAGGGCCGGGCCGACACCACGCGCAAAGCGCTGGTGGCTGCCGGCTTCGACGCGGTGAGCGAGTGGACCGGCGCCGACGGCACGCCCGGTACGGGACTGGCCCGGGTCAAGGTCGCGGTCGTCGACCCCCGGGCGTACCACGGGCGGCTGGACGCCGGTCACGGTACGGCGGTCGCCGGGCGGGAGAAGGTCACCGACCTCGCCGCCCGGTCGGGCGCGCTGCTCGCGGTGAACGCCGGGTTCTTCGTGATGGAGGAGAAGGACGGCGTACCGGGTGCCGCGGCCGGCATCGCCGCGTACGACGGGAAGCTGCAGAGCGCCGCCACGAACGGCCGGGTCGCCGCGGTCCTCCGGGGCGACGGCCTGCACCCCGAATTCCGCCGGCTGCGGACGGAGCTGAAGGTCACGGCGGGCGGCGCCACCGAACTGGTGGACGGCGTCAACCGGGTGCCGGGGAAGGTGCGCAACTGCGGCGGCGTCGGCGGTGACTCGCCTACGGAGCGGCCGCTGCACGACGTCACCTGCACCGACCCGGACGAGATCGTCCGCTTCACCCCGGAGCTGGGGGCCGGCACTCCCGCGGGGCCGGGCGTGGAGGCGGTGCTGGACGGCACGGACCGGGTCCGGGAGCTGCGCCCGCGCGGCGGTCCGGTGCCGGCGGGCGGCACCGTGCTGGCGGGTGTCGGGGCGGGCGAGCGGTGGCTGCGGGAGCACGCCGGGCCCGGCTCGGCGGTGCGGCTGCACGAGCGGATCACCGACGCCGACGGCCGCACCGTCCGTCTCGGCCGCCACGACGACATCGTCAACGGCGGCCCGCAGCTGGTCCGCGACGGCAAGGTGGCCGTGGACCTCGCCGGGGACGGCGTCGAGCACCCCGGTGACCGTTCGTTCGCGTACGCCTGGGGCATCAAGCGCAACCCGCGCATGGTGCTCGGCACCGACCGGGCCGGGCGCGTGATCCTGCTGGCCGCCGAGGGCCGCCGGCCCGGCCACAGCGACGGCCTCGGCCTGGCCGAGGCCGGTGCGCTCATCAGGTCCCTGGGCGCCACCCAGGCCATGAACCTCGACGGCGGCGGCTCGGTGGGCATGGCCGTCGACGGCCGGCTGATCACCACCCCGTCCGACGCCACCGGCGAACGTGCCGTCGGTGACGCCCTGTTGCTGCGGCGCTGA
- a CDS encoding ABC transporter ATP-binding protein, which produces MLVPCGRESTGGRRRVAGTDTAQEGWARRLTRTCWQYRKDVLLALGSSLAGMAVMALVPLVPKLIIDDVIVRHERSLAPWATLLIVAALAVYVLTYIRRFYGGRLALDVQHDLRTRMYRAITRLDGRRQDDLSTGQVVGRGTSDLQLVQSLLFMVPMMLGNVLLFAISLVIMVMLSPLLTVVALAVAPALWWIAKRSRTRLFPATWYAQSQAAAVAGVVDGSVSGVRVVKGFGQEEQETGKLREVSRRLFAGRLRTVRLNARYTPALQAVPSLGQVAMLALGGWMATRGQVSLGTFVAFSTYLAQLVGPVRMLAMMLTVGQQARAGVERVFELIDTEPVIEERPDAVPLPADAPATVEFEHVTFGYGDDPAGRPVLDDFSLRIEPGETVAVVGTSGSGKSTVSLLLPRFYDVSAGRVLVGGRDVRDLTADSLRGAIGLVPETSFLFSDSIRDNIAYGAPDATDEQIRAAARAAQADGFISALPDGYDTEVGEQGLSLSGGQRQRVALARAILTDPRVLVLDDATSAVDARVEHEIHEALRSVMAGRTTLLIAHRASTLALADRVAVLDGGRLLDIGTREELEERCALYRRLLTDPDELGGVERDPAGQTATAGAFSGEAAATGLLDPATTVTTDATDSRRDGITPELWIRTGQEADGAGPGEGAGASAAALAGRPGGMAGALAGTPATPELLDKVAALPPATDTPDIDEEQAARPESSYGLRRLLRGFGRPLLLALLLVAVDAVAGLLLPVLIRHGIDDGVQRAAVNGVWAASAAALLVVLAQWAAQIGSNRMTGRTGERVLYALRVKIFAQLQRLGLDYYERELTGRIMTRMTTDVDALSTFLQTGLVTAVVSVLTFFGILVALLVIDVQLALVVFATLPPLIIGTYFFRKQSVKAYELARERISAVNGDLQESVAGLRIVQAFRRERSGIDRFTERSAAYRQARTRGQFLISVYFPFVQLLSSVAAALVLIVGAGRVSAGTLTAGALVAYLLYIDLFFAPVQQLSQVFDGYQQASVSLGRIQELLREPTTTPQAAEPRPVRELTGEITFDDVHFRYAGADGEPTEALSGIDLTIPAGQTVAFVGETGAGKSTLVKLVARFYDPTSGAVRVDGTDLRDLDLTGYRHRLGVVPQESYLFPGTVRDAIAYGRPDATDAEVEAAARAVGAHDMIATLDGGYLHEVAERGRNLSAGQRQLLALARAELVDPDVLLLDEATAALDLATESVVNHATDRLAGRRTTLVVAHRLTTAARADRVVVLDRGRVAEDGPHAELLARGGRYAELWRSFTGEEERVRV; this is translated from the coding sequence ATGTTGGTGCCTTGCGGCAGGGAGTCGACCGGCGGGAGGCGTCGCGTGGCGGGCACGGACACGGCACAAGAGGGCTGGGCGCGGCGGCTGACGCGCACATGCTGGCAGTACAGGAAGGACGTACTGCTCGCGCTCGGCTCCTCGCTCGCCGGGATGGCCGTCATGGCACTGGTCCCGCTCGTACCGAAGCTGATCATCGATGACGTCATCGTCCGGCACGAACGGTCCCTCGCCCCCTGGGCCACCCTGCTGATCGTCGCCGCGCTCGCCGTCTACGTCCTCACCTACATCCGCCGGTTCTACGGCGGCCGGCTCGCCCTGGACGTCCAGCACGACCTGCGTACCCGGATGTACCGCGCGATCACCCGGCTGGACGGGCGGCGCCAGGACGACCTGTCCACCGGCCAGGTGGTCGGCCGCGGCACCAGCGACCTGCAGCTCGTGCAGTCACTGCTGTTCATGGTGCCGATGATGCTGGGCAACGTCCTGCTGTTCGCCATCTCGCTGGTGATCATGGTGATGCTGTCCCCGCTGCTCACCGTCGTCGCCCTCGCCGTCGCCCCCGCCCTGTGGTGGATCGCCAAGCGCAGCCGCACCCGGCTCTTCCCGGCGACCTGGTACGCGCAGAGCCAGGCGGCGGCCGTGGCGGGCGTGGTGGACGGCTCGGTCTCCGGCGTCCGCGTCGTGAAGGGCTTCGGCCAGGAGGAGCAGGAGACCGGCAAGCTCCGCGAGGTCAGCCGGCGGCTGTTCGCCGGGCGGCTGCGCACCGTACGCCTCAACGCCCGCTACACCCCCGCGCTCCAGGCCGTCCCCTCCCTCGGCCAGGTCGCGATGCTCGCGCTCGGCGGCTGGATGGCCACCCGCGGCCAGGTCTCGCTGGGCACCTTCGTCGCCTTCTCCACCTACCTCGCGCAGCTCGTCGGCCCGGTCCGGATGCTCGCCATGATGCTGACCGTGGGCCAGCAGGCCCGTGCCGGCGTCGAGCGGGTCTTCGAGCTGATCGACACCGAGCCCGTCATCGAGGAACGCCCGGACGCGGTGCCGCTGCCCGCCGATGCGCCCGCCACGGTCGAGTTCGAGCACGTCACCTTCGGCTACGGCGACGACCCGGCCGGCCGGCCCGTCCTGGACGACTTCTCGCTGCGCATCGAACCCGGCGAGACCGTCGCCGTCGTCGGCACCTCCGGCAGCGGCAAGTCCACCGTCTCCCTGCTGCTGCCGCGCTTCTACGACGTGAGCGCCGGGCGGGTGCTCGTCGGCGGCCGGGACGTGCGCGATCTGACCGCCGACTCGCTGCGCGGCGCCATCGGCCTGGTCCCCGAGACCAGCTTCCTCTTCTCCGACTCGATCCGGGACAACATCGCCTACGGCGCCCCGGACGCCACCGACGAGCAGATCCGCGCGGCCGCCCGGGCCGCCCAGGCCGACGGCTTCATCTCGGCCCTGCCCGACGGGTACGACACCGAGGTCGGTGAGCAGGGCCTGAGCCTGTCCGGCGGCCAGCGGCAGCGCGTGGCCCTGGCCCGCGCCATCCTCACCGACCCCCGCGTCCTGGTCCTGGACGACGCGACCTCCGCCGTCGACGCCCGGGTCGAGCACGAGATCCACGAGGCGCTGCGCAGTGTCATGGCGGGCCGTACGACCCTGCTCATCGCGCACCGCGCCTCCACCCTGGCGCTCGCCGACCGGGTAGCGGTCCTCGACGGCGGCCGGCTGCTGGACATCGGTACCCGTGAGGAGCTGGAGGAGCGCTGCGCGCTGTACCGCAGGCTGCTCACCGACCCGGACGAGCTGGGCGGCGTGGAACGGGACCCGGCCGGACAGACCGCGACGGCCGGGGCCTTCTCCGGTGAGGCGGCGGCCACCGGGCTGCTGGACCCGGCGACCACGGTCACCACGGACGCCACGGACTCCCGCCGCGACGGCATCACCCCCGAGCTCTGGATCCGCACCGGCCAGGAGGCGGACGGCGCAGGGCCGGGCGAGGGCGCCGGCGCCTCCGCCGCCGCGCTCGCCGGCCGCCCCGGCGGCATGGCCGGTGCCCTCGCCGGCACGCCCGCCACCCCGGAACTCCTCGACAAGGTCGCGGCCCTGCCCCCGGCCACCGACACCCCTGACATCGACGAGGAGCAGGCCGCGCGGCCGGAGAGCTCCTACGGCCTGCGCCGCCTGCTGCGCGGCTTCGGCCGTCCGCTGCTGCTCGCGCTGCTGCTGGTCGCCGTGGACGCGGTCGCCGGGCTGCTGCTGCCCGTACTGATCCGGCACGGCATCGACGACGGCGTACAGCGCGCCGCGGTCAACGGCGTCTGGGCCGCGTCCGCCGCCGCCCTGCTCGTCGTGCTCGCCCAGTGGGCCGCCCAGATCGGCTCCAACCGGATGACGGGCCGTACCGGCGAACGCGTCCTGTACGCGCTCCGCGTCAAGATCTTCGCCCAGCTCCAGCGCCTCGGCCTGGACTACTACGAGCGCGAGCTGACCGGCCGGATCATGACCCGGATGACCACGGACGTCGACGCGCTCTCCACCTTCCTCCAGACCGGCCTGGTCACCGCCGTCGTCTCCGTCCTCACCTTCTTCGGCATCCTGGTCGCGCTGCTGGTCATCGACGTCCAGCTGGCCCTGGTCGTCTTCGCCACGCTGCCGCCGTTGATCATCGGTACGTACTTCTTCCGCAAGCAGAGCGTGAAGGCGTACGAGCTGGCGCGCGAACGGATCAGCGCCGTCAACGGCGACCTCCAGGAGAGCGTCGCCGGACTCCGCATCGTCCAGGCCTTCCGCCGCGAGCGCAGCGGCATCGACCGTTTCACCGAGCGCAGCGCCGCCTACCGGCAGGCCCGCACCCGCGGCCAGTTCCTGATCTCCGTCTACTTCCCGTTCGTGCAGCTGCTGTCCTCGGTCGCCGCGGCGCTCGTCCTGATCGTGGGCGCCGGCCGGGTCTCCGCCGGCACCCTCACCGCGGGCGCGCTGGTCGCCTACCTGCTCTACATCGACCTCTTCTTCGCCCCCGTGCAGCAGCTCTCCCAGGTCTTCGACGGCTACCAGCAGGCGTCCGTGTCCCTGGGCCGCATCCAGGAACTGCTGCGTGAGCCGACCACCACCCCGCAGGCCGCTGAGCCGCGCCCGGTCCGGGAGCTGACGGGCGAGATCACCTTCGACGACGTCCACTTCCGGTACGCGGGCGCCGACGGCGAGCCGACCGAGGCGCTGTCCGGCATCGACCTGACCATCCCGGCGGGCCAGACCGTCGCGTTCGTCGGCGAGACCGGCGCCGGCAAGTCCACGCTCGTCAAGCTGGTCGCCCGCTTCTACGACCCGACGTCCGGAGCGGTCCGGGTGGACGGCACCGACCTGCGCGACCTGGACCTGACCGGCTACCGCCACCGCCTCGGCGTCGTTCCCCAGGAGTCGTACCTCTTCCCCGGCACGGTCCGCGACGCCATCGCCTACGGACGTCCCGACGCGACCGACGCCGAAGTGGAGGCCGCGGCCCGGGCGGTGGGCGCGCACGACATGATCGCCACGCTCGACGGCGGCTACCTCCACGAGGTCGCCGAGCGCGGCCGCAACCTCTCCGCGGGCCAGCGCCAGCTGCTCGCCCTGGCCCGTGCCGAACTGGTCGACCCCGACGTGCTGTTGCTCGACGAGGCGACCGCGGCCCTCGACCTCGCCACCGAGTCCGTCGTCAACCACGCCACGGACCGGCTCGCCGGCCGCCGCACCACCCTGGTGGTGGCCCACCGCCTCACCACGGCGGCCCGCGCCGACCGGGTCGTGGTCCTCGACCGCGGCCGCGTCGCCGAGGACGGACCGCACGCCGAACTCCTCGCCCGCGGCGGCCGCTACGCCGAACTGTGGCGGTCCTTCACCGGAGAGGAGGAGCGCGTACGGGTGTGA